One Thermodesulfobacteriota bacterium genomic region harbors:
- a CDS encoding Trm112 family protein: MPISKDLLEILCCPKCKGDVVLTEKEDGLVCQSCKLIYPIIDDIPIMLIDEAKKFDT, from the coding sequence ATGCCAATAAGCAAGGATCTACTCGAAATCCTTTGCTGTCCCAAGTGTAAAGGAGATGTGGTTCTTACAGAAAAGGAAGATGGTCTTGTTTGCCAAAGTTGTAAGCTCATTTATCCAATAATCGATGATATTCCAATAATGCTTATCGATGAAGCGAAAAAGTTTGATACCTAA
- a CDS encoding 30S ribosomal protein S1: MAEIVEIGREEKVDTEINALYESSMKNLQEGNILKGKVIAISEDSVIVDVGLKSEGKVPLSEFLDREGKPKVSIGDTFEVMIVGKEKEFGLLLLSKQKADNVRLWERIRRSLEGGEFVDGEIISQVKGGFLVDIGIKAFLPLNHADKRPVKNPESFVGRRSKFKVLKVNNKKGGVVVSRKLYLIEEAERKRREFWKNAKVGEAMYGLVRKISDEGALVDLDGVSGFLPAEEISWGRVLHPRDYLRPGDEIRVKIIELDRENENVKLSMRRLKPDPWEKIDEKYKKGSKVQGKVVGLTDYGAFVELEKGVEGLLHVSEISWDKNLKNPKEVLSKGKIVDVMVLDVDKEKRRISLSMKQLYDPWEVVQTLYPPGTVVTGKIKNYTDFGIFVGLEEGIDGLVHISEVSWSRRKLPLSEMFKKGETVKALVLNVDKEQKKFSLSIKRLKTTDPWMGISERLKSGDVVEGYVTSIVDFGIFVEIEEGVEGLVHVSQMDGVKGKKPADIFKIDEKLKVRILNVDEKAKKIALSLKGVEIEKGEE; the protein is encoded by the coding sequence ATGGCTGAGATAGTAGAAATCGGAAGAGAAGAAAAGGTAGACACGGAGATCAACGCACTTTATGAATCTTCAATGAAAAACCTTCAGGAAGGGAATATCCTTAAGGGAAAAGTCATAGCCATAAGTGAAGACTCGGTGATAGTCGATGTGGGACTGAAATCTGAGGGAAAGGTCCCCCTTAGTGAGTTTCTGGATCGGGAAGGGAAACCCAAAGTCTCTATAGGTGACACTTTTGAGGTAATGATTGTGGGGAAAGAGAAAGAGTTTGGACTTCTGCTTTTATCTAAACAGAAGGCCGACAACGTGAGGCTATGGGAAAGGATAAGACGATCTTTGGAAGGGGGAGAGTTCGTAGACGGAGAGATTATCTCCCAGGTAAAAGGCGGTTTTCTCGTTGATATAGGGATTAAAGCCTTCCTCCCTCTTAACCATGCGGATAAAAGGCCTGTGAAAAACCCGGAGTCATTTGTTGGAAGGAGATCTAAGTTCAAGGTACTAAAAGTTAATAACAAAAAAGGTGGTGTTGTTGTCTCGAGGAAGTTATACCTAATAGAGGAAGCGGAGAGGAAAAGAAGAGAGTTCTGGAAAAACGCTAAAGTGGGAGAAGCCATGTATGGGCTTGTAAGGAAAATAAGTGATGAGGGAGCGCTCGTTGATTTAGATGGGGTATCCGGTTTCCTCCCCGCTGAGGAGATAAGCTGGGGAAGAGTTTTACATCCCAGGGACTATCTCCGCCCCGGTGACGAAATTCGGGTGAAAATCATAGAGCTCGATAGGGAAAACGAAAATGTAAAGCTAAGTATGAGGAGGCTAAAACCAGATCCCTGGGAGAAGATAGATGAAAAGTACAAAAAAGGTTCCAAGGTCCAGGGAAAAGTGGTCGGCTTAACGGATTACGGTGCCTTCGTGGAGCTTGAAAAAGGTGTTGAAGGTCTTTTACATGTAAGTGAGATAAGCTGGGACAAAAATTTAAAAAATCCAAAAGAGGTCCTTTCGAAGGGTAAGATTGTAGATGTTATGGTGCTTGATGTTGACAAGGAGAAAAGAAGGATATCTCTGAGTATGAAGCAACTTTACGATCCGTGGGAGGTGGTACAGACTCTATACCCGCCCGGAACAGTGGTCACGGGAAAAATAAAAAACTATACGGACTTTGGCATATTTGTTGGACTTGAGGAAGGAATAGATGGGTTAGTACACATATCTGAGGTATCATGGTCAAGAAGAAAATTACCGCTATCCGAGATGTTTAAAAAGGGTGAAACCGTTAAGGCCCTCGTTCTTAACGTTGATAAAGAGCAGAAGAAGTTTTCGTTGAGCATAAAAAGGCTAAAAACCACCGATCCGTGGATGGGCATTTCCGAAAGATTGAAATCTGGAGATGTGGTGGAGGGATATGTTACGAGCATCGTCGATTTTGGAATCTTTGTAGAAATTGAGGAGGGTGTTGAAGGACTTGTGCATGTATCACAGATGGACGGAGTCAAAGGCAAAAAGCCAGCGGACATTTTTAAAATCGACGAAAAGCTGAAGGTGAGAATTCTAAACGTGGATGAGAAAGCGAAAAAGATAGCTTTGAGCTTAAAAGGTGTTGAAATTGAAAAAGGGGAGGAGTAA
- a CDS encoding tRNA 2-thiocytidine(32) synthetase TtcA has translation MNVDGLFFFTSKKVGKAIWDYKMIDEKDRVLVAVSGGKDSLCMLKILKERIRFVPKKYEILACFVDMGFEWIDKDCLVKYFKKESIDYVIASPPEAWWKTNKNFDCFWCSWNRRKALFDTAKKEKCTKIALGHHMDDIAETMLLNLFFNGEISTMRPYQEMFGGTLAIIRPLAYVEEKYLKKLSEALGLPVIESLCPQKDTSKRRKVKEIIKELEAINPDVKKNIFRSLKRVRTQYLL, from the coding sequence ATGAACGTGGACGGGCTCTTTTTCTTTACATCCAAAAAGGTAGGGAAGGCGATTTGGGATTATAAAATGATAGACGAAAAAGATAGAGTGTTAGTTGCGGTCTCAGGCGGGAAGGACAGTCTCTGCATGTTAAAGATACTCAAGGAAAGGATAAGGTTCGTTCCTAAAAAGTATGAGATCTTGGCTTGTTTTGTGGATATGGGCTTTGAGTGGATAGACAAGGATTGTCTCGTAAAATATTTTAAGAAGGAATCGATCGATTATGTTATAGCTTCACCCCCAGAAGCTTGGTGGAAAACAAATAAAAATTTCGACTGTTTTTGGTGTAGCTGGAATAGAAGAAAGGCCCTTTTCGATACGGCCAAAAAAGAAAAGTGCACAAAGATAGCCCTCGGACACCATATGGACGATATAGCCGAAACCATGCTTTTAAACCTCTTTTTTAATGGGGAGATATCGACGATGCGACCGTACCAAGAGATGTTCGGCGGTACTTTAGCCATCATTAGGCCGCTTGCTTATGTGGAGGAAAAGTACTTAAAAAAATTGTCCGAGGCTTTAGGCCTGCCAGTTATCGAATCTTTATGTCCGCAAAAAGACACATCCAAAAGAAGAAAGGTGAAAGAGATCATAAAAGAACTCGAAGCGATAAACCCGGACGTTAAGAAGAACATATTTAGGAGTTTAAAACGCGTAAGAACTCAGTACCTCCTGTGA
- the ispH gene encoding 4-hydroxy-3-methylbut-2-enyl diphosphate reductase → MEIVRANNSGFCFGVRRAVDMVSRLLEKKEGPIYTIGPIIHNPDMVRLLEEKGVIPVEDVKEVVRGTVVFRTHGILKEEEDYIRSKRIKAIDATCPFVKRVRKEACKLKKSGYKVVIVGDREHQEVKSILSYVGNDGIVIEHPQEIKGKKIGIVSQTTQSREVLKKVVDRLLETAEEIKVVNTICEAVERRLKEAISIAEIADVMIVVGGKESSNTKKLFKAVKNVRPRSYHVENEEDLDPLWFKGVRVVGLTGGTSTPDFIMDRVYYRIKNVCGGKDG, encoded by the coding sequence ATGGAGATAGTTAGGGCAAACAATTCGGGTTTCTGTTTCGGAGTGCGAAGAGCAGTTGACATGGTATCCCGATTACTGGAAAAAAAAGAAGGCCCAATCTACACAATCGGTCCCATAATTCACAATCCTGATATGGTTCGGCTTTTAGAGGAGAAAGGGGTTATTCCTGTAGAAGACGTAAAAGAAGTGGTTCGAGGGACCGTGGTCTTTAGAACTCACGGGATACTTAAAGAGGAGGAAGATTACATAAGGAGCAAAAGAATAAAAGCTATAGATGCTACCTGCCCTTTTGTGAAGAGAGTAAGAAAGGAAGCTTGCAAGTTGAAAAAGAGCGGATACAAGGTTGTAATAGTCGGAGACAGAGAGCACCAAGAAGTCAAAAGTATATTGAGTTACGTAGGGAATGATGGTATTGTAATTGAGCATCCGCAAGAGATAAAGGGCAAAAAGATAGGAATTGTAAGCCAGACTACACAGAGCCGCGAAGTCCTAAAGAAAGTCGTAGATAGGCTTCTTGAGACTGCGGAAGAGATAAAGGTGGTAAATACAATATGCGAAGCCGTGGAAAGAAGGCTGAAAGAGGCAATAAGTATAGCCGAAATAGCCGATGTTATGATAGTCGTAGGGGGGAAGGAGAGTTCTAACACAAAAAAACTATTCAAAGCTGTAAAAAACGTAAGGCCTCGTTCGTACCATGTGGAGAACGAGGAAGATTTAGACCCCCTGTGGTTTAAAGGTGTCCGGGTTGTGGGCCTTACTGGCGGAACATCAACGCCCGATTTTATTATGGACAGGGTCTATTACCGCATAAAAAACGTGTGTGGGGGAAAGGATGGCTGA
- a CDS encoding long-chain-fatty-acid--CoA ligase: MHLGQLLERSATLYPSKKAMICHSGRFTYREVRERVLRLCNLLRKNGIGPKRSVAIISYNCHRFFEAYFSCAIVGAFLVPINFRLSPQEVHFILKDAEVSLLISHFDFEHLLSDWIRNEGKNVPVFWIDPPSDDYQSYERAISGESSIYDEKWGPGDDLTAQIYYTSGTTGRPKGVMLSHKNCYIHALSAIAELKLTDEDVWLHVAPMFHLADAWATWAVTWVGGTHVMVKRFDPKEVLETIEKEKVTITNMIPTMLNLLVKHPDFRKFDYSSLRVMLSGGAPIAPELVRMIMEGFGCDYIQTYGMTETSPYLTVSILKDHLKKLPPEEQFTFKAKTGRPFLCIDLKVVRDDGKEVEPDGKEVGEIIVKGDSVMSGYWKLPEETQKTLKDGWLYTGDLATIDKEGYVNIVDRKKDMIITGGENVYSTEVEAVLYENPKVLEAAVFGLPDEVWGEIVCAAVVLKPETYANEQELIDFCKERLARYKAPKKIFFLDELPKTGSGKIAKRILREQFKSEK, translated from the coding sequence ATGCATCTTGGCCAGCTATTAGAAAGGTCCGCAACACTTTATCCTTCAAAAAAGGCTATGATTTGCCACTCGGGAAGATTCACCTACAGAGAGGTTAGAGAAAGGGTATTAAGACTCTGCAACCTTTTAAGAAAAAATGGAATAGGGCCAAAAAGAAGCGTTGCCATCATCTCGTACAACTGCCACAGATTCTTTGAAGCGTACTTTTCGTGCGCCATCGTCGGCGCATTTCTCGTTCCCATAAACTTTAGACTAAGTCCTCAAGAGGTGCACTTCATCCTAAAAGATGCTGAAGTCTCTCTACTCATTAGCCATTTCGATTTTGAACATTTACTTTCCGACTGGATACGTAATGAGGGGAAAAACGTACCGGTTTTTTGGATAGATCCGCCAAGCGATGACTATCAATCGTACGAACGGGCCATTTCAGGTGAATCTTCAATTTATGACGAAAAATGGGGACCGGGAGACGATCTTACTGCTCAAATATATTACACCAGCGGCACAACCGGGAGGCCAAAAGGGGTGATGCTCTCCCATAAAAACTGTTACATTCACGCCCTTTCTGCTATTGCTGAACTTAAGCTTACGGATGAAGATGTGTGGTTACATGTCGCTCCCATGTTCCACCTGGCCGATGCATGGGCCACATGGGCAGTAACCTGGGTTGGAGGAACCCATGTGATGGTAAAGAGGTTCGATCCGAAAGAAGTGTTAGAGACGATCGAAAAAGAAAAGGTCACGATAACTAACATGATTCCAACGATGTTGAACCTTCTCGTAAAGCATCCGGATTTTCGAAAGTTTGACTACTCGAGCTTAAGAGTCATGTTAAGCGGAGGAGCTCCGATAGCACCTGAGCTTGTGCGAATGATAATGGAAGGTTTCGGATGTGACTACATTCAGACTTACGGTATGACCGAGACAAGTCCCTACCTTACTGTATCGATACTTAAAGACCATCTCAAAAAACTTCCTCCGGAAGAACAGTTCACATTCAAAGCAAAGACGGGAAGACCGTTTTTGTGTATCGATCTTAAAGTTGTAAGAGATGATGGAAAAGAGGTGGAGCCAGACGGAAAGGAAGTCGGAGAAATAATAGTAAAAGGTGACAGCGTTATGAGTGGATACTGGAAATTACCAGAGGAGACACAGAAAACACTAAAAGACGGATGGCTTTATACAGGGGATCTGGCCACAATAGACAAAGAAGGTTACGTAAACATAGTCGATAGAAAAAAGGATATGATAATAACTGGAGGTGAAAATGTCTATTCCACCGAGGTGGAGGCGGTTCTTTACGAAAATCCAAAAGTGTTAGAGGCCGCTGTCTTCGGTTTGCCAGACGAGGTGTGGGGAGAGATAGTCTGCGCTGCAGTTGTACTTAAGCCAGAAACTTACGCGAATGAACAGGAATTGATAGATTTTTGTAAGGAGCGGCTTGCAAGATACAAAGCGCCTAAAAAGATTTTCTTTTTGGATGAGTTGCCCAAAACTGGGTCGGGAAAAATTGCCAAAAGGATTTTGAGGGAGCAGTTCAAGAGTGAAAAGTAG
- a CDS encoding flavodoxin family protein, whose amino-acid sequence MNVTVLFGSPRRDGNTKRLLNHLIEGLEKKGHSVRILYLNDLNIRPCQGCLMCLDEGNCKIKDDMKDVRKYVYDSDIIVFASPVYWFSVSAQLKLVIDRMMAFMDRNYNSRIKGKKAITLMTSGGDDKDMMDSALIMFRKTFNLLGIDHIGHIEAKGCDEKKDAIMLAKSDVDHLLKAI is encoded by the coding sequence ATGAACGTGACAGTTCTCTTCGGAAGTCCAAGAAGGGACGGAAATACCAAAAGGCTTCTAAATCACCTCATAGAGGGTTTAGAAAAGAAAGGACACTCCGTAAGGATTCTTTACCTTAACGATTTAAACATAAGGCCATGTCAGGGTTGTCTTATGTGTCTAGATGAAGGCAACTGCAAAATTAAAGACGATATGAAGGATGTTAGAAAGTATGTATACGATTCTGACATTATAGTCTTTGCTTCACCGGTTTACTGGTTTTCGGTTTCTGCCCAGTTAAAACTCGTAATCGATAGAATGATGGCGTTTATGGACAGGAATTATAATTCCAGGATAAAAGGTAAAAAAGCGATAACTCTAATGACCAGTGGCGGAGATGATAAGGATATGATGGATTCGGCCCTCATCATGTTTAGGAAGACCTTTAATCTTTTGGGAATTGACCACATAGGTCACATAGAAGCAAAAGGTTGCGACGAAAAAAAGGATGCCATAATGCTTGCTAAAAGTGACGTCGATCATCTACTTAAAGCCATATGA
- a CDS encoding TAXI family TRAP transporter solute-binding subunit produces MKKIVFVATILTFMLSASLGLAQTKITIATGGTGGVYYPYGGTMAEIISKYVPGVTATAEVTGASVENVRLVGLKKAELGLAMNDTVYQAYKGEGKFADGKIDSLRTVFQMYPNLYHIVTLKKYPIYRISDLKGKKVSVGAPGSGTELKTSQVLPALGVHYKDMKVFRLSFAENTTQLRDGTIEVGIWSVAPPTSSIIDLATTHEIRFIPFSKEEIEIIEKSYPYYVATVIPKNTYKGQTEDVPTIAVWNSVVCHKDLPEDLVYRITKAIFENKKMLVDTHKIAEFTSPEISATKSPIPIHPGALRYYKEIKVIK; encoded by the coding sequence ATGAAAAAAATTGTGTTTGTGGCCACAATTTTAACTTTTATGCTTTCGGCGTCTCTTGGTTTAGCACAGACGAAGATCACAATCGCGACTGGCGGGACAGGAGGCGTATACTATCCTTACGGGGGCACAATGGCTGAGATTATATCGAAGTACGTTCCGGGCGTTACGGCGACTGCGGAGGTAACGGGCGCTTCAGTTGAGAATGTGAGGCTTGTCGGTTTAAAAAAGGCGGAGCTTGGCCTTGCAATGAACGACACAGTATACCAGGCGTATAAGGGAGAGGGAAAGTTTGCGGATGGAAAGATAGACTCTTTAAGAACTGTCTTTCAGATGTATCCTAATCTCTATCACATTGTGACACTAAAGAAATATCCAATTTACAGAATTTCGGATTTGAAAGGCAAAAAAGTCTCTGTTGGCGCACCCGGAAGTGGAACAGAACTCAAGACGAGCCAGGTTCTTCCCGCCTTAGGGGTTCATTACAAAGACATGAAGGTTTTTAGGCTCTCTTTTGCTGAGAACACAACACAGCTTAGGGACGGAACGATTGAAGTTGGTATATGGTCTGTTGCTCCACCGACTTCTTCTATCATAGATCTTGCAACAACCCACGAGATCAGATTCATTCCGTTCTCGAAAGAAGAGATAGAGATAATAGAAAAATCCTACCCCTATTATGTTGCTACAGTCATTCCAAAAAATACTTACAAAGGTCAAACAGAAGACGTGCCCACGATTGCGGTTTGGAATTCAGTTGTCTGCCACAAAGATCTGCCAGAGGATCTTGTTTACAGGATCACGAAGGCAATCTTTGAAAATAAAAAGATGTTGGTGGACACCCACAAAATTGCTGAATTTACTAGTCCGGAAATTTCGGCTACAAAGAGCCCGATCCCCATACACCCTGGGGCCTTAAGATACTACAAGGAGATTAAGGTTATAAAGTAA